The following are encoded in a window of Raphanus sativus cultivar WK10039 unplaced genomic scaffold, ASM80110v3 Scaffold0665, whole genome shotgun sequence genomic DNA:
- the LOC108849551 gene encoding protein FIZZY-RELATED 2-like → MEDPTASNVTPPPSNSSTNINPTTPSMNTPIISLESRINRLINANQSPSPSRSIYSDRFIPSRSGSNYALFDLAKDGREDGAGSYATLLRAAMFGPETPEKRDITGFSTSRNIFRFKTETNRRTDLFSPFVSDDDDGPGVSQSPIKKLRKVSRSPHKVLDAPALQDDFYLNLVDWSAQNVLAVGLGNCVYLWNACSSKVTKLCDLGADESVCSVGWAFRGTHLAVGTSTGKVQIWDAARCKRTRTMEGHSLRVGALAWSSSVLSSGSRDESILQRDIRCQEDHVSKLTGHKSEVCGLKWSHDNRELASGGGSDNLLFVWNQHSTQPVLKCSEHTAAVKAIAWSPHVHGLLASGGGTADRCIRFWNTTKNTHLSSIDTCSQVCNLAWSKNVNELVSTHGYSQNQIIVWKYPTMSKIATLTGHTHRVLYLAVSPDGQTIVTGAGDETLRFWNVFPSPKSQNTDSDIGSTFFGRTTIR, encoded by the exons ATGGAAGATCCTACCGCAAGCAATGTGACTCCTCCTCCATCGAATTCTTCAACTAACATCAATCCAACAACACCGTCGATGAACACTCCGATCATCTCACTAGAGTCACGAATCAACCGTCTGATCAATGCCAACCAGTCTCCATCACCATCACGGTCCATATACTCCGATAGATTCATACCGAGTAGATCCGGATCCAATTACGCGCTCTTCGATCTCGCTAAAGACGGGAGAGAAGACGGAGCAGGATCTTACGCGACTCTGTTACGCGCGGCGATGTTCGGTCCCGAGACGCCGGAGAAACGGGACATCACTGGGTTCTCTACGTCGCGTAATATTTTTCGGTTTAAGACTGAGACGAATCGGCGTACGGATTTGTTTTCGCCGTTTGtgtctgatgatgatgatggtccTGGTGTTAGCCAGAGTCCGATCAAGAAGTTGAGGAAGGTGTCGCGATCGCCCCATAAg GTACTAGATGCACCGGCATTGCAAgatgatttttatttgaatcTTGTGGATTGGTCAGCACAGAATGTTCTTGCGGTGGGACTAGGGAACTGCGTGTATCTGTGGAACGCTTGTAGCAGCAAG GTAACTAAACTATGTGATCTCGGAGCTGATGAGAGTGTTTGCTCGGTGGGTTGGGCCTTCCGTGGAACTCATCTGGCTGTTGGAACTAGTACCGGGAAAGTACAG ATATGGGATGCGGCGCGATGCAAGAGAACAAGAACAATGGAAGGACATAGTCTAAGAGTTGGAGCACTGGCATGGAGCTCATCGGTTCTTTCATCTGGTAGCAGAGACGAGAGTATTCTTCAGAGAGATATACGTTGTCAAGAAGATCATGTCAGCAAACTGACTGGTCATAAATCCGAGGTATGCGGACTCAAGTGGTCTCACGATAACAGAGAGTTAGCATCTGGTGGTGGAAGCGACAATCTG CTTTTTGTATGGAACCAACATTCAACGCAACCGGTTTTGAAATGTAGTGAACACACAGCAGCGGTTAAAGCCATAGCTTGGTCACCTCATGTTCACGGGCTTCTTGCTTCGGGTGGTGGCACTGCTGATAGGTGCATACGTTTTTGGAATACAACCAAAAATACTCATTTAAGCTCCATAGATACTTGCAGTCAG GTATGCAACCTAGCTTGGTCTAAGAACGTAAACGAGCTGGTTAGCACGCACGGATACTCTCAAAACCAAATCATAGTCTGGAAATACCCAACCATGTCCAAA ATTGCAACTCTGACTGGTCACACACACCGTGTTCTGTACCTAGCGGTCTCACCAGATGGACAGACGATTGTAACCGGAGCAGGAGATGAAACCTTAAGGTTCTGGAATGTCTTCCCATCCCCTAAATCTCAG AACACGGATAGTGACATTGGGTCGACATTCTTTGGTAGAACAACAATACGGTGA
- the LOC108849678 gene encoding magnesium dechelatase SGR1, chloroplastic-like, with product MCSLSANMLLPTKLKPAYSDKQSYCTTNSLLVSNTRPKRKKNQSTVPMARLFGPAIFESSKLKVLFLGVDDKKHPPTLPRTYTLTHSDITAKLTLAISHSINNSQLQGWANRIYRDEVVAEWKKVKGNMSLHVHCHISGAHFLLDLFPKFRYYIFSKELPVVLNAIVHGDGNLLNSYPELQEALVWVYFHSNVDEFNRVECWGPLWEATSHDGHRTQTLPETLCKEECGCCFPTVSSIPWSHSLTNEGVTDYPGTQAEGMSTPSPEKI from the exons ATGTGTAGTTTGTCAGCGAACATGTTGTTACCAACAAAGCTGAAACCTGCTTATTCAGACAAACAGAGTTATTGTACCACCAACTCACTCCTTGTCTCCAACACAAGAcccaagaggaagaagaaccaATCCACTGTTCCt ATGGCAAGATTGTTTGGACCAGCTATCTTCGAATCATCCAAGCTGAAAGTATTGTTTCTAGGGGTTGATGACAAGAAGCATCCACCAACGCTCCCAAGAACTTACACTCTGACTCACAGTGACATTACAGCTAAACTAACTCTAGCTATTTCTCACTCCATTAACAATTCTCAG TTGCAAGGATGGGCAAATAGGATATACAGAGATGAAGTGGTAGCAGAATGGAAAAAAGTGAAAGGGAACATGTCTCTTCACGTCCACTGTCACATTAGCGGTGCCCATTTCCTCTTAGATCTCTTCCCAAAGTTTAGATACTACATCTTTTCCAAAGAACTACCCGTT GTGTTGAATGCTATTGTTCACGGAGATGGCAACCTGTTGAACAGCTATCCCGAGTTACAAGAAGCTCTTGTTTGGGTTTATTTCCATTCTAATGTCGATGAGTTCAACAGAGTCGAATGTTGGGGTCCGCTTTGGGAAGCTACTTCGCACGATGGTCACAGGACTCAGACTCTCCCTGAGACTCTGTGCAAGGAGGAGTGCGGTTGTTGTTTCCCAACTGTTAGCTCCATTCCTTGGTCTCATAGTCTTACTAACGAAGGTGTTACTGACTACCCTGGGACTCAGGCCGAGGGAATGTCTACTCCAAGTCCGGAGAAAATCTAG